Proteins encoded in a region of the Athene noctua chromosome 4, bAthNoc1.hap1.1, whole genome shotgun sequence genome:
- the LOC141959747 gene encoding alcohol dehydrogenase 1-like isoform X1 encodes MATSGKVIKCRAAVAWAVGKPLSVEEVEVAPPKAGEVRIKIVATGICRTDDHVLEGCFPNVDFPVIPGHEGAGIVESVGEGVTTVKPGDKVIPIPLPHCGECSFCLNPESNYCLKSHFSESQNLLPDKTSRFTCKGKQIHHFLWVSTFAEYTVIPEYTVAKIDAAAPLDKVCLLGCGFSTGYGAAINTAKVKPGSTCAVFGLGGVGLSVVMGCKAAGASRIIAVDINKDKFAKAKELGATDCINPRDFKKPIQEVLTEMTGHGVDYSFEVIGQADTMIAALASCNMSTGICVMIGEPASGSVIPIDPVLLLCGRTWKGTVLGGWKMQDSIPKLVSSYLEKKFNSDLLITHTLPIAKVNEGFELLRAGKSIRSVLLF; translated from the exons ATGGCCACTTCTGGAAAA GTTATCaaatgcagagctgctgttgCCTGGGCTGTGGGCAAACCACTCTCTGTTGAGGAGGTGGAGGTTGCACCTCCAAAGGCGGGTGAAGTCCGTATCAAG ATTGTGGCCACGGGCATCTGTCGCACAGATGACCACGTTTTGGAAGGTTGTTTTCCTAATGTGGATTTCCCAGTTATCCCAGGCCACGAAGGAGCTGGGATTGTGGAAAGTGTTGGAGAAGGAGTGACCACTGTGAAACCTG GAGACAAAGTCATCCCCATTCCCCTGCCTCACTGCGGGGAATGCAGCTTCTGCCTGAATCCCGAATCCAACTACTGCCTGAAATCCCA CTTCTCTGAATCACAAAACTTGCTGCCTGACAAGACCAGCCGCTTCACCTGCAAAGGGAAACAGATCCACCATTTCCTGTGGGTCAGCACCTTTGCAGAATACACTGTGATCCCAGAGTACACCGTTGCCAAGATAGATGCTGCTGCACCGCTGGACAAAGTCTGTTTGCTCGGCTGTGGGTTTTCCACAGGCTATGGGGCTGCCATCAACACTGCCAAG GTAAAACCAGGCTCCACCTGTGCTGTCTTTGGCCTTGGAGGAGTTGGCCTCTCTGTTGTCATGGGCTGCAAGGCGGCCGGAGCTTCCCGCATCATTGCCGTTGACATCAACAAGGACAAGTTTGCCAAGGCCAAGGAGCTGGGAGCCACTGACTGCATCAATCCTCGAGACTTCAAGAAGCCCATCCAGGAGGTGCTCACTGAGATGACCGGCCATGGTGTGGACTACTCCTTTGAGGTCATCGGGCAAGCGGATACCATG ATTGCTGCCCTGGCTTCCTGCAATATGAGCACTGGCATCTGCGTTATGATTGGGGAACCAGCTTCTGGTTCAGTGATTCCCATTGATCCTGTGCTTCTGCTGTGTGGGCGTACATGGAAAGGAACTGTGCTTGG GGGTTGGAAGATGCAAGATTCTATCCCCAAATTAGTTTCCAGTTATTTGGAGAAGAAATTCAACTCAGACTTACTGATCACGCACACGCTGCCGATTGCTAAAGTAAATGAAGGATTTGAGTTGTTACGTGCCGGAAAAAG TATTCGCAGTGTCCTGCTCTTCTGA
- the LOC141959747 gene encoding alcohol dehydrogenase 1-like isoform X3, with the protein MATSGKVIKCRAAVAWAVGKPLSVEEVEVAPPKAGEVRIKIVATGICRTDDHVLEGCFPNVDFPVIPGHEGAGIVESVGEGVTTVKPGDKVIPIPLPHCGECSFCLNPESNYCLKSHFSESQNLLPDKTSRFTCKGKQIHHFLWVSTFAEYTVIPEYTVAKIDAAAPLDKVCLLGCGFSTGYGAAINTAKVKPGSTCAVFGLGGVGLSVVMGCKAAGASRIIAVDINKDKFAKAKELGATDCINPRDFKKPIQEVLTEMTGHGVDYSFEVIGQADTMIAALASCNMSTGICVMIGEPASGSVIPIDPVLLLCGRTWKGTVLGGMKLRDSIPKLVSSYLEKKFNSDLLITHTLPIAKVNEGFELLRAGKSIRSVLLF; encoded by the exons ATGGCCACTTCTGGAAAA GTTATCaaatgcagagctgctgttgCCTGGGCTGTGGGCAAACCACTCTCTGTTGAGGAGGTGGAGGTTGCACCTCCAAAGGCGGGTGAAGTCCGTATCAAG ATTGTGGCCACGGGCATCTGTCGCACAGATGACCACGTTTTGGAAGGTTGTTTTCCTAATGTGGATTTCCCAGTTATCCCAGGCCACGAAGGAGCTGGGATTGTGGAAAGTGTTGGAGAAGGAGTGACCACTGTGAAACCTG GAGACAAAGTCATCCCCATTCCCCTGCCTCACTGCGGGGAATGCAGCTTCTGCCTGAATCCCGAATCCAACTACTGCCTGAAATCCCA CTTCTCTGAATCACAAAACTTGCTGCCTGACAAGACCAGCCGCTTCACCTGCAAAGGGAAACAGATCCACCATTTCCTGTGGGTCAGCACCTTTGCAGAATACACTGTGATCCCAGAGTACACCGTTGCCAAGATAGATGCTGCTGCACCGCTGGACAAAGTCTGTTTGCTCGGCTGTGGGTTTTCCACAGGCTATGGGGCTGCCATCAACACTGCCAAG GTAAAACCAGGCTCCACCTGTGCTGTCTTTGGCCTTGGAGGAGTTGGCCTCTCTGTTGTCATGGGCTGCAAGGCGGCCGGAGCTTCCCGCATCATTGCCGTTGACATCAACAAGGACAAGTTTGCCAAGGCCAAGGAGCTGGGAGCCACTGACTGCATCAATCCTCGAGACTTCAAGAAGCCCATCCAGGAGGTGCTCACTGAGATGACCGGCCATGGTGTGGACTACTCCTTTGAGGTCATCGGGCAAGCGGATACCATG ATTGCTGCCCTGGCTTCCTGCAATATGAGCACTGGCATCTGCGTTATGATTGGGGAACCAGCTTCTGGTTCAGTGATTCCCATTGATCCTGTGCTTCTGCTGTGTGGGCGTACATGGAAAGGAACTGTGCTTGGAGGTATGAAActtag AGATTCTATCCCCAAATTAGTTTCCAGTTATTTGGAGAAGAAATTCAACTCAGACTTACTGATCACGCACACGCTGCCGATTGCTAAAGTAAATGAAGGATTTGAGTTGTTACGTGCCGGAAAAAG TATTCGCAGTGTCCTGCTCTTCTGA
- the LOC141959747 gene encoding alcohol dehydrogenase 1-like isoform X2, producing the protein MATSGKVIKCRAAVAWAVGKPLSVEEVEVAPPKAGEVRIKIVATGICRTDDHVLEGCFPNVDFPVIPGHEGAGIVESVGEGVTTVKPGDKVIPIPLPHCGECSFCLNPESNYCLKSHFSESQNLLPDKTSRFTCKGKQIHHFLWVSTFAEYTVIPEYTVAKIDAAAPLDKVCLLGCGFSTGYGAAINTAKVKPGSTCAVFGLGGVGLSVVMGCKAAGASRIIAVDINKDKFAKAKELGATDCINPRDFKKPIQEVLTEMTGHGVDYSFEVIGQADTMIAALASCNMSTGICVMIGEPASGSVIPIDPVLLLCGRTWKGTAFLGWKMQDSIPKLVSSYLEKKFNSDLLITHTLPIAKVNEGFELLRAGKSIRSVLLF; encoded by the exons ATGGCCACTTCTGGAAAA GTTATCaaatgcagagctgctgttgCCTGGGCTGTGGGCAAACCACTCTCTGTTGAGGAGGTGGAGGTTGCACCTCCAAAGGCGGGTGAAGTCCGTATCAAG ATTGTGGCCACGGGCATCTGTCGCACAGATGACCACGTTTTGGAAGGTTGTTTTCCTAATGTGGATTTCCCAGTTATCCCAGGCCACGAAGGAGCTGGGATTGTGGAAAGTGTTGGAGAAGGAGTGACCACTGTGAAACCTG GAGACAAAGTCATCCCCATTCCCCTGCCTCACTGCGGGGAATGCAGCTTCTGCCTGAATCCCGAATCCAACTACTGCCTGAAATCCCA CTTCTCTGAATCACAAAACTTGCTGCCTGACAAGACCAGCCGCTTCACCTGCAAAGGGAAACAGATCCACCATTTCCTGTGGGTCAGCACCTTTGCAGAATACACTGTGATCCCAGAGTACACCGTTGCCAAGATAGATGCTGCTGCACCGCTGGACAAAGTCTGTTTGCTCGGCTGTGGGTTTTCCACAGGCTATGGGGCTGCCATCAACACTGCCAAG GTAAAACCAGGCTCCACCTGTGCTGTCTTTGGCCTTGGAGGAGTTGGCCTCTCTGTTGTCATGGGCTGCAAGGCGGCCGGAGCTTCCCGCATCATTGCCGTTGACATCAACAAGGACAAGTTTGCCAAGGCCAAGGAGCTGGGAGCCACTGACTGCATCAATCCTCGAGACTTCAAGAAGCCCATCCAGGAGGTGCTCACTGAGATGACCGGCCATGGTGTGGACTACTCCTTTGAGGTCATCGGGCAAGCGGATACCATG ATTGCTGCCCTGGCTTCCTGCAATATGAGCACTGGCATCTGCGTTATGATTGGGGAACCAGCTTCTGGTTCAGTGATTCCCATTGATCCTGTGCTTCTGCTGTGTGGGCGTACATGGAAAGGAACTG CATTTCTGGGTTGGAAGATGCAAGATTCTATCCCCAAATTAGTTTCCAGTTATTTGGAGAAGAAATTCAACTCAGACTTACTGATCACGCACACGCTGCCGATTGCTAAAGTAAATGAAGGATTTGAGTTGTTACGTGCCGGAAAAAG TATTCGCAGTGTCCTGCTCTTCTGA